The Perognathus longimembris pacificus isolate PPM17 unplaced genomic scaffold, ASM2315922v1 HiC_scaffold_4589, whole genome shotgun sequence genome contains a region encoding:
- the LOC125344902 gene encoding interferon-inducible GTPase 1-like, with translation MGQFFSETPDDTEPREVQSLDSSFDSYFKNFKMETKILSPDAICSIKDYLLKGDMQRANAVITAMLKDIDNAPLNIAVTGGSGAGKSSFINALRGIGHEEEEAAPTGVQDTTMERKKYTYANAPNVTLWDLPGIGTPNFQPKDYLEKVKFKEYDFFFIVSATRFGYNDIELAKAIKFMKKDFYFVRSKVDFLLMNEQRYRPKSFEREKVLQEIRNYCVKTFEQNGVEVPEIFLISNHDLADYDFPILTDTLLKNLPAQKRQVFLNSLPNITDATIEMKRETEMQQIWLEAFKGGAWATLPVVGILRDDEKALEERLNRYRTCFGVDDESLQSFADNLKVPVERLMTIIQSPHLLKTTEEEQLGDKLWRYLEITCSTSGGPLASWLYFRKYYYLLLHFLDIVANDAKVLLKETYSMAGI, from the coding sequence ATGGGGCAGTTCTTCTCTGAAACACCTGATGATACTGAACCTCGTGAGGTCCAAAGCTTGGACTCCAGCTTTGATTCCTATTTTAAGAATTTCAAGATGGAAACCAAAATCCTCTCTCCGGACGCCATCTGTTCCATCAAGGACTATCTGCTCAAAGGAGACATGCAGAGGGCAAACGCTGTGATCACTGCTATGCTAAAGGACATTGACAACGCGCCACTTAACATCGCTGTGACCGGGGGGtcaggagcaggaaagtccagtttCATCAATGCCTTGAGAGGGATTGGTCATGAAGAGGAGGAGGCGGCTCCAACTGGGGTGCAGGACAcaacaatggaaagaaagaaatacacataCGCAAATGCCCCCAATGTAACTCTGTGGGATCTGCCTGGCATCGGAACCCCGAACTTTCAGCCAAAAGATTATctagaaaaagtaaaatttaaagagTATgacttcttctttattgtttctGCTACACGCTTTGGGTACAATGATATAGAACTTGCCAAAGCAATCAAATTTATGAAGAAGGACTTCTACTTTGTGAGAAGCAAAGTGGACTTTCTTTTAATGAATGAACAGAGATACAGACCAAAAAGCTTTGAACGAGAAAAAGTCCTGCAGGAGATCCGAAACTACTGTGTGAAAACTTTTGAGCAGAATGGAGTCGAGGTCCCTGAAATCTTTTTAATCTCCAATCATGATTTAGCTGATTATGATTTTCCAATTCTGACAGACACACTGTTAAAGAACCTTCCTGCTCAAAAGCGCCAGGTTTTTCTGAATTCCTTGCCTAATATCACTGATGCAACCATTGAAATGAAGAGGGAGACCGAGATGCAGCAAATCTGGCTAGAAGCCTTCAAGGGTGGGGCATGGGCCACCTTGCCAGTAGTGGGCATTCTAAGGGATGACGAGAAGGCCCTGGAGGAAAGATTAAACCGCTATCGAACATGTTTTGGAGTGGATGATGAATCTCTACAAAGTTTTGCTGATAATTTGAAAGTACCTGTGGAGAGACTCATGACAATCATTCAATCTCCACATTTATTGAAAACTACAGAGGAAGAACAATTAGGGGATAAACTTTGGAGATACTTAGAAATAACCTGCTCAACTAGTGGTGGTCCCCTCGCTTCATGGctttattttaggaaatattaTTACTTGCTACTTCATTTCCTTGACATAGTGGCTAATGATGCT